In Felis catus isolate Fca126 chromosome A3, F.catus_Fca126_mat1.0, whole genome shotgun sequence, a single genomic region encodes these proteins:
- the LOC109497960 gene encoding uncharacterized protein LOC109497960, which yields MSPRKMPSPVGHWSSPELLSKAVQTRIGGRSFLSLSLPHCLAASRITDAVTGARAAAPLGIPTMQQFLIASRAPETMTLGGYVWCRERTEKGQRHMPREMERHGERENCTEVRRHRGRDPGQRGERVPERTRERRRGGLPIAGATGLQGGETDPHRGCCFFLWSRAPVAQLWAPAQPPDSREARSRSPVASSGVPRPSVCSVSQAVRLPRRAAAALLALLVGRGPSLGSCSEGCGGGMGGAHLRKAPGPSTALSEQTPSPGSEREQMCFYGLHGDPSTWQPRWALGLGFEAFVFPEALSEREH from the exons ATGTCTCCTCGAAAGATGCCGTCTCCTGTGGGGCACTGGTCTAGCCCAGAGCTTCTGTCAAAG GCCGTCCAAACAAGAATCGGAGGCCgctcctttctgtctctaagcCTCCCCCATTGTCTTGCTGCTTCCAGAATAACAGATGCCGTCACTGGTGCCAG agcggccgcaccaCTTGGCATTCCCACAATGCAACAATTTCTAATAGCTTCTAGAGCTCCGGAGACAATGACCCTTGGTGGTTACGTGTGGTGCcgagaaaggacagaaaaaggacAGAGACACATGccgagagagatggagagacacggagagagagagaactgcacAGAGGTCAgaagacacagaggaagagacccagggcagagaggagagcgCGTTCCAGAGAGAACCAGGGAGAGACGGAGGGGCGGGCTGCCGATCGCGGGAGCTACAGGGCTGCAGGGTGGCGAGACCGATCCCCACAGAGGCTGCTGCTTCTTCCTCTGGAGCCGGGCGCCAGTGGCACAGCTGTGGGCACCGGCCCAGCCCCCAGACTCCCGGGAAGCCAGGAGCCGCAGCCCGGTGGCCAGCTCGGGAGTCCCGCGGCCGTCTGTCTGCTCTGTCTCCCAAGCTGTCCGTCTCCCGCGAAGAGCGGCGGCTGCCCTCCTTGCCCTCCTCGTGGGCAGGGGACCCAGCCTGGGCTCCTGCTcggaggggtgtgggggaggtATGGGAGGTGCTCACCTGCGGAAGGCTCCAGGCCCGAGCACTGCACTCTCAGAACAGACACCCTCCCCGGGAAGTGAGAGGGAACAGATGTGCTTTTATGGTCTCCATGGAGATCCGTCAACCTGGCAACCTCGATGGGCGCTGGGCCTGGGCTTCGAAGCTTTTGTCTTCCCAGAGGCTCTCTCGGAGCGCGAACACTGA